From the genome of Fibrobacter sp. UWB5:
AACTAGCAAAGTCGGGAATCGATGCGACGATTATCAACCCGCGATTTGCAACGGGCGTTGACCGCGCGGTTCTTGAAGGATTGCTCGCAGACCATCAGGTCGTCGTGACGCTGGAAAACGGCGTCGTCGATGGCGGCTTCGGCGAAAAGATTGCCCGTTTCTACGGCAACACCGACATGCGCGTTCTGGTAAAGGGGCTCAAGAAGGAATTCTACGACAAGGTGCCCTACGGCGAGCTCATGGAAAGGAACCGCCTCACGCCCAAGCAGATTGCAGAAGACGTGATGGCTGCGCTCAAATAACATCGCCGAAATAACGTCGCCGAAACCAGAATCGTGCCTTTCGCCTGAAATAAGTATATATTTCAGGTATGTCCATCTCGCAGCACATATTCCGACTCATGCTCCCCGCGCTCCTGTGCGGAGCTGTCGGGCCGTTCGCCGGCATATCCTATGCCGCCGACTCCGAGGAAGCAAGCGCCGCGGAAACAAACGTCGCGAAAACAAGTGCCTCGGGAATCGCGGGCATATTCGATGCAGGCTGGTCGACCGCCTACCAGTCGCAAGATTCCATTACGCACATGCACCAACGCCTGCATGCGCTCGGCATGGAGCAAGTCGTTTTGCAATACGCCGCCGTCGAAGCGACACATTTGTATTACCCCTCGGAACTGGACTTTCTGCAGAACACGCAATACAAGAACAATGAGCTTTTCCCCAAGAGCATTGAGGCGGCAAAGGCCACCGGGACCAGGGTCTGGCTCGGGCTCTACTACAATGGCGAAAACTGGTACACTCCGCCGACCGCCGAGCAACTTGACACGCTCGCATCACGGAACCTGAAGGTACTCGATGAAATCCATTCGCTATACGGCAGCGAGAACGTTATTGAAGGCGTGTACATTCCGCAAGAAATCGCGCGCTATTACTGGGACGGCCTGCGCGATGACGCGACACCGGAAATGCTCACGGAACATTTCTTGAAGCCGGTCACCGAAGCCGCACAAGCGAAGGGCTGGAAGGTGATGGCGGCCCCGTTCTACAACCAAAACCTGGAAACGCCCGAGAAACTGCAATCGTTTTTCGAGAAACTCTTTGCCGCAGGATTCAAGCCAGACATTATCGCCGTGCAGGATGGCATCGGTGCAAACGACGCAGGCAAACTCCATGCCGAAACCGCGACTGTGGGCAATTACGAACGCGCCGTAGCGCAGGCCTGCAAAAAGTATGGAATTGAATTCTGGGTCGACATGGAACTGTTCCACACCGACGACTCGCACGCGCTCGCCGACAGCGCAAGAATCTCCGCACAGCTCGATACCGCAAACGCCGCAGGCGCCACAAAAGTCATCGCCTACGACCTGGCCGTTCTCGGAAACGCAGGCCTAGACTCGCTTGAAAAGTGGAAATTAAAATCGAGCGTGGAACCGCCGGCCCGCATCTACAAAACGCCCCGCGAAAGTCGCCGCGCATCCAATGCCCACAGCGAAAAAACGCAGAAACGCGAACTCTTCCTGAACGGGCGTTTACAGAACAGCCGTCCCCTAAACGAAAATTCGCAATACTACAAGGCGAACGGCGCGAAGGTCAAGTAAGTTTTTCACGAGCCCTAATGCTCGTGTTTTCCTGTCGGGCTATAACTGCAACCGGAACCGTAACTAGTCGAGCCGCAATAAGCGCACTTGTCATTGCCGTGACCGTGCTTATGCTTGCCGGTGGGGCTGTAGCTGCACGAGCCATAACTGGACGAGCCGCAGTAAATGCATTCGGAAGAGTCCGCAATATGGATATGCTTGCCAGTGGGGCTGTAAGAGCAACCGCTCCCGTGACTGGATGAACCACAATAACGACAATGTGACATAATTAGTACCTCTTGTCGTAATATACATTAAAAAATAGTGTATATTAATAACATGAAGAAGAATCTAGCGGGTTTAGGAATCGCCCTCATCATGGGCATGGCTACGACTGTCTATGCGAATAGGTGCCCTAACGCATGGCCCGCGGAGGGCGAAAACTACGCCTCGGGCACAATAGACAGCACAAACTACAGTTACGAAGTCTGGCGCACTGGCTACGCCGCGTCTTTGAATTGCGACGATAATGGCAGCTACGTAGTTTACTCCAAGGACGCGGACGAAGCTATCGTGCGTTTCGGGCCCAAGTTCGACGAGCCCAAAACCTTCGACCAGCACGGCAATTTTTCTGCGGACTACAAGTTTCGCACAAAAGGCGGCGGCTTCGGCACCCCCTTTTACCTGGTCGGCATCCAGGGCAATACCACCGAGCCGAAAACCGAATTCTACATCGTAGACTACTGGATCTACGAAGACGCCGACACAACAGTATTCGGGACCAGGATGGGAGAATTCACTGTCGATGGCGACACCTACGACATCTGGCAGAACACCGCCAACAACTACTTGAGCGCCCAGGGCGACATATCGTACAAGCGGTATTACAGTATTCGCCGCACCAAGCGCGATAGCGGGCACGTCGACATTACCGCCCACTTCAAGAAGTGGGAAGAGCTCGGCCTGAAGGTGGGCAAGATAACCGATGTCATGGCGCTTGTAGAAGCGAGCAAAGGGGAAGGCTACATCAACTTTTTTCAAATTGACTACTTCAACATCACCGAATCGGCAGACACTACCGGCACCACGGCCATCGCAAAACGCCGTGCCCCCAATGCGCACGCCAGTGACCGCAAGCAAGCTCCACTCAAATACTACAAGCCGGACGGAGCAAGAGCCCAGCCCGGCCAGAGAGTGAGAACGTTCACGAGATAAAACTCCCCTAGCGAAGCGTCAGAAAGAACCTCTTTCTAGGCGGTCTCCGCAAGCCTCCGCATCTTCTCAAAATCGTGGGTGGGATTATCGACCACTTCGGGGATGCCGAACGCGTCCTCTTTCAGGGTGAGGCCGTACTGCCCGATATCATCGGCAAGTTTCGTCCCTTTGTAAATCTGCAAGGGGAACGCACCCACCTTCCCGACACCGTAGCTCTTGACAATCCCGACATCGCGGGCAAAAGAATCGTAAGTCTGCAGCGGAAGCCCGTAAATCAGGGTGACCATCGTCGCGATGCCAAGTTCCCTGCAACGATCCAGCTTTTCGCGGAGTTGCGCCTCGGTCTTGTTGCCGCCACGCTGAATCGTCTTCAACACAGCCGGATCAAGGCTCTGCACGCCAATCTCGAAATTCACATTCGGATTCAGCGAAGCCTCTTCCATAAACCGTTCCGTCAGCAGTTCCGGGCGAATCTGCAGCGTGACTTTTCCAGCGAAACCGACTTTGCGAATCAGCTTTAGGTACTGTTCCCCGTGGCCTTCGTAATCGTTGAAGAGCGGGTCCAGAACGTTCAGCTTTTTCACCCCGCGTTCCTTGAACAACTTGAGTTCGTCAAGATGACGCTCGTAATTATCGATGCGATACACCTTGCCCGAAAGCGTATCACGATGCTTACAGAAGGAACAGCGGAAAGAGCAACCGCGGCGAGTTTCGGCCCGCACGGTATCGACACCTCCGCCAAGGGAAATGACGCCCGAAAGATACGGAGATTCAAGTTCCCCGAACCTGGGCAAATCCATCACGCGGGCAACTCCCTGACTGATATAATGGCGTAAATTCGCGAATATCTTTTCGCCGTAGCTGAGCGTAAACATATTCGCGAACGGGAAACGCCTGCGAAGATCCTCTTCACTTCCAAAAATGGAGGCTCCCCCCAGCATAATGAAGATGTCCGGAATGCGTCGGCGAAGTTCCGCGCCAGCGAGCGCCACCATCTTCTCGCACCAGCCAAACACGCTGAACGCGACCACGTTGTACCCACCGATAAGCGCCCTGGTGACAACCTCGCTTGCCACGAGATTCCAGTCGATATCGAAATCGCTGTTCATCTTCTGAAAGCGATTCAAGTCGCTGGTGAACACGTCAAGCGTATCGCCTGCATTCGCAGGACTATTCCAGAACGCGCCGGCAAGGCAGCTGGCCCCGTAAGCCTCGCGAGGCTCGTTCTTGCGGCAGAAATTACTGCTCACAAGCAGCACGCGAAGCGGAGAGTAGATGAAGGAATTTTTCATGAGAGCCTCCATTATAGGTAGCTACGGAATCATATCCTACCCATTAAGGATGGAATTAATCCACATTTCATCAGAAGCATCAG
Proteins encoded in this window:
- a CDS encoding DUF4434 domain-containing protein — its product is MSISQHIFRLMLPALLCGAVGPFAGISYAADSEEASAAETNVAKTSASGIAGIFDAGWSTAYQSQDSITHMHQRLHALGMEQVVLQYAAVEATHLYYPSELDFLQNTQYKNNELFPKSIEAAKATGTRVWLGLYYNGENWYTPPTAEQLDTLASRNLKVLDEIHSLYGSENVIEGVYIPQEIARYYWDGLRDDATPEMLTEHFLKPVTEAAQAKGWKVMAAPFYNQNLETPEKLQSFFEKLFAAGFKPDIIAVQDGIGANDAGKLHAETATVGNYERAVAQACKKYGIEFWVDMELFHTDDSHALADSARISAQLDTANAAGATKVIAYDLAVLGNAGLDSLEKWKLKSSVEPPARIYKTPRESRRASNAHSEKTQKRELFLNGRLQNSRPLNENSQYYKANGAKVK
- a CDS encoding radical SAM protein, which produces MKNSFIYSPLRVLLVSSNFCRKNEPREAYGASCLAGAFWNSPANAGDTLDVFTSDLNRFQKMNSDFDIDWNLVASEVVTRALIGGYNVVAFSVFGWCEKMVALAGAELRRRIPDIFIMLGGASIFGSEEDLRRRFPFANMFTLSYGEKIFANLRHYISQGVARVMDLPRFGELESPYLSGVISLGGGVDTVRAETRRGCSFRCSFCKHRDTLSGKVYRIDNYERHLDELKLFKERGVKKLNVLDPLFNDYEGHGEQYLKLIRKVGFAGKVTLQIRPELLTERFMEEASLNPNVNFEIGVQSLDPAVLKTIQRGGNKTEAQLREKLDRCRELGIATMVTLIYGLPLQTYDSFARDVGIVKSYGVGKVGAFPLQIYKGTKLADDIGQYGLTLKEDAFGIPEVVDNPTHDFEKMRRLAETA
- a CDS encoding glycoside hydrolase family 11 protein, which codes for MKKNLAGLGIALIMGMATTVYANRCPNAWPAEGENYASGTIDSTNYSYEVWRTGYAASLNCDDNGSYVVYSKDADEAIVRFGPKFDEPKTFDQHGNFSADYKFRTKGGGFGTPFYLVGIQGNTTEPKTEFYIVDYWIYEDADTTVFGTRMGEFTVDGDTYDIWQNTANNYLSAQGDISYKRYYSIRRTKRDSGHVDITAHFKKWEELGLKVGKITDVMALVEASKGEGYINFFQIDYFNITESADTTGTTAIAKRRAPNAHASDRKQAPLKYYKPDGARAQPGQRVRTFTR